In Alcaligenes faecalis, the sequence GTCGCCAGATCACGGTCAATTTCCAGCTGGACCAGACCGGCCTTGTCGTCTGTGCCTGTGTCCACATCCACCAGCTCTGGCAACTCGGCCATGGCTTGCTGAACCTTGGGCAACCAGGTTTTCAACAGTTCCAGATCGCTGCCCAGCAAGGAATAGTCGTAAGAGCCACTGCGCCCGCCACCCCCACTACCAACCGGAATATCCTGCTGCGGCACCATGAACATGCGCGCACCCGGCGTGGTGGATAAAGGATCACGCAAGCGATTCACAATATCCGTCGTGCTGGCTTTGCGCTCGTCCATGGGCTTGAGTTCAACCAGAATGAAGGACGAGGTACTGCCACTGCGGCCACCGGCAAACACGGCCACCGAACGAATGTCCGGGTCCTGATTCAGAATGGAACGGAAATATTCCAGCTTGGGCACCATGGACTGGAAGGAAGTCCCCCTGTCGACCCGGAAAAAGCCCATCAACTGGCCGGTATCCTGCTGTGGGAACAGTCCCTTGGGCACCACGGTATAGAGGTACACATTCAGGCCAATCGTGACGAACAAGGAGAACAGCATCAGGCGATGATGCTTGAGCGCCCATCCCAGGGAACTCCGGTAACCACGCCAGCTGACACTGCCTATCCAGCCCAAAAAGCGGCTGATAGGGTTGGTGGGCTCATGCTCCTGTGGCCCAGGACGCAGCAGGCGCGATGACATCATGGGCGTCAGCATCAAGGAGATCACCAGGGACACCAGCACAGCGGTACACAAGGTGACGGCAAACTCCATGAACAAGCGCCCCGCCAGCCCCCCGATCAACCACAAGGGGATGAACACCGCCACCAGCGACAGGCTCATGGCCGTGACGGTAAAGCCCACCTCGCGCGTCCCGCGCAAGGCCGCCCGCATAGGGGACAAGCCTTTTTCCAGGTAACGCATAATGCTTTCCAGCACCACGATGGCGTCATCCACCACAAAGCCGGTAGCCACAATCAGGGCCATCAGGGAAATGGTATTCAGCGTAAAGCCGAACAAATGCATGAAGGCAAAGGTACTGATCAAGGACGCTGGTACGGCAATGGCTGGAATCAAGGCCGCGCGCCAGTTGCGCAGGAACAGCAAGACCACCAGCACCACCAGGGCCACCGCAATAATCAGGGTCAGCTGGGCCTCTTCCAGCGTGGCGCGGATACTGGGAGTGCGGTCCTGAGCCACCGTCAATTGCGCCTGGCTGGGCAGCATGTCCTCGATACTCTCCAGGCGTTCACGAATGGTATTGACCGTCTCGATAATATTCGCGCCCGCCTGACGACGCACAATCAACAGCACCGCTTCCTGGTTATTCCAGTAACCCATGCTGTGAATGTTCTCGACGGAGTCCTCGACCTTGGCCACATCCCCCAAACGGATAATCTGCCCGTCCTGATTCTTCAGAATCAAGGGATCAAAAAACCGTGCCTGGTTGTACTGCTTGCCCGAGTTGATCTGCCACTGGCCCTGCTCGCTTTCCAGGTAGCCATTAGGACGCAGACTGTTGGCGTTATTGATCACCGCACGCACATCGTCCAGCGCAATACCGGCTGAAGCCAAGGCCTTGGGATTCAGTCCCACCCGCACCGCAGGCAAGGAGCCACCGCCCACGTCTACCGAACCGACACCCGGAATCTGTGCCAGCTTTTGCTGCACAATGCCGCTGGCCATATCAAAGAGCTGGGCCTTGTTTGCCGTCTGCGAAGTCAGCGCCAGCACCATGATGGGCATGGACGAGGGATTGACCTTCTCGTAGGTGGGCACGCTGGACATGCCCGAGGGCAACATGGGCCGGGCCTGATTGATCGCGGCCTGCACATCGCGCGCAGCCCCTTCAATATCCCGGTCCAGCTCAAACACCAGCATGATCTGGGCCGAACCCTCGCTGCTGCGAGAACTCATTTCAGACACACCGGCAATAGAACCCAAGGCCTGCTCCAGCGGGGTCGCCACGCTGGAGGCCATGGTTTCAGGGCTGGCACCGGGCAAACTGGCCGAGATCGCAATCACCGGAAAATCCATTTCCGGCAAAGACGCCACGGGCAAGAGCCGCAAGGACAATGCGCCCACCAGGACCATCGCCAGTGCCAGCAGGCTGGAGCCCACTGGCCGAAAGATAAACAGCCCTAACAAGCGTTTCATGTCGACTCGCGTACCGACTTAGCGCCATTACGGGTAAAGCGGTCAAAAAACAGATAAATCACGGGAGTCGTAAACAAGGTCAACACCTGGCTGGCCAACAGCCCGCCCACCATGACCAGACCCAGCGGTTGACGCAGTTCTGCGCCAGAGCCGGTAGCCAACATCAGCGGAATGGCACTGAACAAGGCCGCCAGCGTGGTCATCAGGATGGGGCGAAAACGCAGCAAGGCGGCCTGGTGAATGGCCTCTTGCGGTTTCATGCCCTGCTCGCGCTGCGCCTCCAGGGCGAAGTCGATCATCATGATGGCGTTCTTTTTCACGATACCAATCAGCAGGATGATCCCGATCACCCCCACCATGTCCAGGTCCCGCCCGGCCAACAGCAAGGCCAGCAAGGCCCCGATGGCGGCAGAGGGCAAGGTCGACAGAATAGTGATGGGGTGGATATAGCTTTCGTACAAAACACCCAGCACGATATACATGGTCAGCACGGCGGCCAACATCAGCCACAAGGTGCTGGACAAGGAGGCATGGAAGGCCTTGGCGGCACCCAGATAGCGGGTATCCACCGAGGACGGCATGCCAATCTGATCAGGCACGGTTTCAATGGCTTCAATGGCGTCGGACAGGGAATAGCCATCGGCCAGGTCAAAGGACACGTTAACGGACGGGAACTGCCCCAAGCGCTCTACCGACAGGGTTGTGGGAACCAGCTGGATACGCGCCAGAGAGGTAATCGGCACGGGTGTGCCCGCCGCCGTCATCACATGGATATTTTCCAGATCCTGCGGGCCCTGGCGGTATTGATCCTTGACCTCCAGCACGACGCGGTACTGGGCAGACTGCGTGTAGATCGTGGAGATCAAACGCTGCCCGAAAGCGTCGTACAGTGCATCGTCGATATTTGCTTTGGTCACGCCCACACGGGCTGCCGCGTCCCGGTCTATATCCAGCAGCACTTGCAAGCCATCGTTTTGCAGGCTCATGGACGCATCTTTAATCTGCGGCAAGGCATTGACGGCATCCAGCCAGCGCGGCATCCAGGTGGTCAGCACCTGCGTTTCCGGGTCCGACAAGGCCATCTGGTACACATTGCGGCTGATCTGGTCATCCACCGTCAGTTCCTGAATGGACTGTTGGTAGACCGACAAACCGGGAATATCTTTCAGGCGCTCATCCAGCCTGCTCATGATTTCATTGGCGCTGGCCCGGCCCGAGCCAATGGGCTTCAAGGCAATTTGCAAGCGGCCATTATTCAAGGTGGCGTTCGTACCATCTACCCCGATAAAAGAGGTAACGGCTTCCACATCCGGGTCTTCCAGCACAATCGCAACGGCTTGCTGCTGCAAGTTCCCCATTGCGCGGAACGAGGCGGTTTGCGGTCCTTGGGTAATCGCTTGAATCAGGCCGGTATCCTGTTGCGGGAAAAAGCCTTTGGGAACGATCACGTACAGCAGACCCGTCAACACCACCGTACCCAGAGCCACCCATAAGGTCAGCGTCTGGTGACGCAGCACCACGATCAGGCCACGATCGTAAGCCGCAATAATACGGTCCATCTGGTCACCCAGCCAGGTGGTGAAGCGGCCATACTGGCGCTCGTCCTCGGGCTTGAGCATGCGCGCGCACATCATGGGCGTGAGCGTCAGCGAAATGAACAGGGACAGCAGGATGGCGACGGCCAGGGTAATGGCGAACTCACGGAACAGACGGCCGATAACATCGCTCATGAACAGTAGCGGGATCAGCACGGCGATCAGGGAGATGGTCAGCGACAGCAAGGTAAAGCCAATCTGCGCCGCGCCCTTCAAGGCAGCCTGCAAGGCTGTTTCACCCTTTTCGATATAGCGGGCGATGTTCTCGATCATCACGATCGCATCGTCCACCACAAAGCCGGTGGCAACCGTCAAGGCCATCAGGGTCAGGTTATTAATACTGAAGCCCCACATCAGCATGATGGCAAAAGTGGCGATCAGGGAAATGGGCACGACAACGCTAGGAATCAGCGTGGCCGTCCAGGTGCGCAGGAACACAAAGGTCACCAGCACCACCAGCACAATGGCCAGCATCATTTCCTTTTGCACATGGTCAACCGAGTCCCGGATGGTCTGGGTACGATCCGTGGCCACTTCCACATCCACACCAACCGGCAGGGAACGGCGTATCTCGGGCAGCAGGCTTTGAATCTGGTCCACCACATCAATGACGTTGGCCCCAGGCTGACGCTGGATATTCAGCAAGATCGCGGGTACGGTCCCCATCCAGGCGGCCTGACGCACATCCTGCGCATCCCGCACAACCTTGGCCAATTCGCCCAGGCGCACAGCAGCACCGTCCTTGTAGCTGACGATCAGGTTTTCATAATCCTGTACGGATTGCAGCTGCTCGTTGGCGCCGATACTGGTGGAACGCTGTGGCCCATCCAGATTGCCCTTGGGCTGGTTCACGTTGGCCGCGGTCACCGCTTGCCGCAGGTGACTTAACGTCAGATTGCGGACTGCCAAGGCATTGGGATCGGCCTGAATACGCATGGCCGGCTCCTGACCACCCGCAATGCTGACCAGACCCACGCCCGTCACCTGCGAGAGCTTTTGCGCGACCCGCACATCAATCAGGTCACGCACCTCGTGCAAGGGCATATTGGGGGAAGTCACCGCCAGGGAAATAACCGGGGTATCGGCCGGATTGACCTTGTTATAGATAGGCGGCGCGGGCAAATCATTGGGCAGCATATTGGAGGCGGCATTAATCGCCGCCTGCACTTCTTGCTCGGCCACATCCAGGGGCAGGCCCAAATCGAACTGCAAGGTAATGCGCGATGCACCGCCCGAGCTGGACGAAATCATCTGCGACAGCCCCGACATACTGCCGAAGCGCCGCTCCAGCGGTGAGGTAATCAAAGCAGCCACCACATCCGGGCTGGCACCCGGATAGAGCGTGACCACCTGAATCGTGGGGTAATCCACCTGCGGCAACGCGGCCACGGGCAACATGCGGTAGGCCAGCAAGCCGGACACCAGCAAGGCCACCATCGCCAAGGTGGTAGCCACCGGGCGCAGGATAAAGATACGCGACATGCTCACGGCTTACTCGCTTGCAGGACGTGGACGGCGACCCTCACCCGGACGTTTGCCCTGCTCTGGCGTGGCGGCTGCATCTGCTGGAGCAGGCTTTTCCTTGGCCTGACCATCTTGCTGCATCACCTCGACCTCCGAGCCTTCACGCAAACGGTCAGTGCCTTCAACCACCACACGATCGCCCTCTTTCAGGCCAGTTTTAATCAGCGTCAGTTCCAGCGTGGCCGTACCCAGTTCCACGACTTGGATATGGACCTTGTCCTCGGCATCCAGGGTGTACACATACGTGCCGACCGAGCCCCGTTGCACAGCGTGCGAGGGGATCAGCAGACCTTGTTCCTGGCCCAAAAAGACGCGGGAATTGACGAATTGATTGGCAAACAGAGTTTCATCGGCATTATCAAACTCGGCCTTCACTTTCAGCGTGCCGGTATTGATGTCGATCTGGTTATCCAGAGCCTGCAAATGGCCCTTATCCGACAAGAGCTGGCCTTTGCTGTCGATCAGGGACACACGCAAAGGCGATGCGCTTTTCTTCATGGCCTCCAGCAGGCTGCTCAATTGATTCTGCGGCAAGGAGAATTCCACGCCTATGGGATCAATCTGGGTAATCACGACAATCCCGTCGGTATTACCGGCAGACACCAGGTTGCCCTGATCCAGCTTGCGCAAGCCCAGGCGGCCATCCAGGGGTGCCGTGATGCGGGTACGATCCAGCTGTACCTGTGTACGAGCCACTTCTGCCTGATTGGCCTTGATCTGTGCCTGCAGCTGCTGAACAGCGGTTTCCTTGGTTTCCAGGGCCTGGCGAGCAATGGAATTTTGTTGGAACAGAACACGGTGACGAGCCAGCTCCTGCTGCGCCCCTTTCAGTTGAGCCTGATTCTGCGCCAATTGGCCGCGGGCCTGATCCAGCTGCACCTGATAGGTACGTGGATCAATCTCGGCCAGCAAGTCACCAGCCTTCACACGCTGGCCGTCCTTGAAATGGATGCGTTCCAGCACGCCATCCACTTCACCGCGCACGGCGACTGTCTGCAAAGGTTTGACCGTGGCAATCGCATTGACGATCTGATCGATCAAACCTTCCTTGACCGTGGCCACCTGCACCGGGACTTTGGTCGCCCCCATCATGCCGCGAGGCCCGCGCATGGGGGTGGGCGTACTTGAGGGGGAAGACAGGGCGTAATAAACGAGACCTGCTGTCACCAGCAGCCCGACCACCACCCAGACATAGAAGGATCGGGACCGCCGACCTCTGCCTGTGTTCAACTCCGACATGAATACTCCCCGGCTAAAACTTGATTGTCTCTATGCACGGTCTAAATAAGCGTTTAAGCACTACCGATCGTGACGGCGACACGCATTATGCAGCCAAAACACGATAGCAATTAATCTGAAACGATAAAGAGATACAAGCGCTGACAA encodes:
- a CDS encoding efflux RND transporter permease subunit; amino-acid sequence: MKRLLGLFIFRPVGSSLLALAMVLVGALSLRLLPVASLPEMDFPVIAISASLPGASPETMASSVATPLEQALGSIAGVSEMSSRSSEGSAQIMLVFELDRDIEGAARDVQAAINQARPMLPSGMSSVPTYEKVNPSSMPIMVLALTSQTANKAQLFDMASGIVQQKLAQIPGVGSVDVGGGSLPAVRVGLNPKALASAGIALDDVRAVINNANSLRPNGYLESEQGQWQINSGKQYNQARFFDPLILKNQDGQIIRLGDVAKVEDSVENIHSMGYWNNQEAVLLIVRRQAGANIIETVNTIRERLESIEDMLPSQAQLTVAQDRTPSIRATLEEAQLTLIIAVALVVLVVLLFLRNWRAALIPAIAVPASLISTFAFMHLFGFTLNTISLMALIVATGFVVDDAIVVLESIMRYLEKGLSPMRAALRGTREVGFTVTAMSLSLVAVFIPLWLIGGLAGRLFMEFAVTLCTAVLVSLVISLMLTPMMSSRLLRPGPQEHEPTNPISRFLGWIGSVSWRGYRSSLGWALKHHRLMLFSLFVTIGLNVYLYTVVPKGLFPQQDTGQLMGFFRVDRGTSFQSMVPKLEYFRSILNQDPDIRSVAVFAGGRSGSTSSFILVELKPMDERKASTTDIVNRLRDPLSTTPGARMFMVPQQDIPVGSGGGGRSGSYDYSLLGSDLELLKTWLPKVQQAMAELPELVDVDTGTDDKAGLVQLEIDRDLATRLGIDMSMVAGTLNNSFSQRQVSTIFGRLNQYYVVMEVEPRFAQDLESLKEIEVVAKDGTRVPLSAFTRFTTGTAPRSINHMGLLVAESVSFGLAEGVTLSQATAAIEQAMARIQLPTREIQAGFEGNTAQMLDALAKQPMMFLAALVALYIVLGMLYESYMHPLTILSTLPSAGIGALLALMMTSGEFNLIAMIGVFLLIGIVKKNAIMMVDYALQMERERGMGSREAIYEACLVRFRPIMMTTLSAIFGAIPLILASGPGVEMRQPLGVTIVGGLVLSQILTLYTTPVVYLYLDRLRHRFMRRKNQTTLNI
- a CDS encoding multidrug efflux RND transporter permease subunit; translation: MSMSRIFILRPVATTLAMVALLVSGLLAYRMLPVAALPQVDYPTIQVVTLYPGASPDVVAALITSPLERRFGSMSGLSQMISSSSGGASRITLQFDLGLPLDVAEQEVQAAINAASNMLPNDLPAPPIYNKVNPADTPVISLAVTSPNMPLHEVRDLIDVRVAQKLSQVTGVGLVSIAGGQEPAMRIQADPNALAVRNLTLSHLRQAVTAANVNQPKGNLDGPQRSTSIGANEQLQSVQDYENLIVSYKDGAAVRLGELAKVVRDAQDVRQAAWMGTVPAILLNIQRQPGANVIDVVDQIQSLLPEIRRSLPVGVDVEVATDRTQTIRDSVDHVQKEMMLAIVLVVLVTFVFLRTWTATLIPSVVVPISLIATFAIMLMWGFSINNLTLMALTVATGFVVDDAIVMIENIARYIEKGETALQAALKGAAQIGFTLLSLTISLIAVLIPLLFMSDVIGRLFREFAITLAVAILLSLFISLTLTPMMCARMLKPEDERQYGRFTTWLGDQMDRIIAAYDRGLIVVLRHQTLTLWVALGTVVLTGLLYVIVPKGFFPQQDTGLIQAITQGPQTASFRAMGNLQQQAVAIVLEDPDVEAVTSFIGVDGTNATLNNGRLQIALKPIGSGRASANEIMSRLDERLKDIPGLSVYQQSIQELTVDDQISRNVYQMALSDPETQVLTTWMPRWLDAVNALPQIKDASMSLQNDGLQVLLDIDRDAAARVGVTKANIDDALYDAFGQRLISTIYTQSAQYRVVLEVKDQYRQGPQDLENIHVMTAAGTPVPITSLARIQLVPTTLSVERLGQFPSVNVSFDLADGYSLSDAIEAIETVPDQIGMPSSVDTRYLGAAKAFHASLSSTLWLMLAAVLTMYIVLGVLYESYIHPITILSTLPSAAIGALLALLLAGRDLDMVGVIGIILLIGIVKKNAIMMIDFALEAQREQGMKPQEAIHQAALLRFRPILMTTLAALFSAIPLMLATGSGAELRQPLGLVMVGGLLASQVLTLFTTPVIYLFFDRFTRNGAKSVREST
- a CDS encoding efflux RND transporter periplasmic adaptor subunit encodes the protein MSELNTGRGRRSRSFYVWVVVGLLVTAGLVYYALSSPSSTPTPMRGPRGMMGATKVPVQVATVKEGLIDQIVNAIATVKPLQTVAVRGEVDGVLERIHFKDGQRVKAGDLLAEIDPRTYQVQLDQARGQLAQNQAQLKGAQQELARHRVLFQQNSIARQALETKETAVQQLQAQIKANQAEVARTQVQLDRTRITAPLDGRLGLRKLDQGNLVSAGNTDGIVVITQIDPIGVEFSLPQNQLSSLLEAMKKSASPLRVSLIDSKGQLLSDKGHLQALDNQIDINTGTLKVKAEFDNADETLFANQFVNSRVFLGQEQGLLIPSHAVQRGSVGTYVYTLDAEDKVHIQVVELGTATLELTLIKTGLKEGDRVVVEGTDRLREGSEVEVMQQDGQAKEKPAPADAAATPEQGKRPGEGRRPRPASE